The following proteins are co-located in the Paralichthys olivaceus isolate ysfri-2021 chromosome 2, ASM2471397v2, whole genome shotgun sequence genome:
- the ube2j2 gene encoding ubiquitin-conjugating enzyme E2 J2 — MNNNGNKRAPTTATQRLKQDYLRIKKDPVPYICAEPLPSNILEWHYVVRGPEKTPYEGGYYHGKLIFPREFPFKPPSIYMITPNGRFKCNTRLCLSITDFHPDTWNPAWSVSTILTGLLSFMVEKGPTLGSIETSDYTKRQLSAQSLAFNLKDKVFCELFPDVVDEMKQKQKAQEELSARTQPLPLPDVVPDGDPQHAHYGIPALNGGPVPLAGAIPAPGLQQANRNHGLLGGALANLFVIVGFAAFAYTVKYVLRSIAQE; from the exons ATGAACAACAACGGGAATAAGAGAGCTCCAACCACAGCCACTCAGCGACTTAAGCAGGATTACCTCAGGATAAAGAAAGACCCCGTGCCTTACATCTGTGCAGAACCTCTCCCCTCCAACATCCTAGAATG gcACTATGTTGTCAGAGGTCCTGAGAAAACACCTTACGAAG GAGGATATTACCACGGAAAACTAATATTTCCCAGAGAGTTTCCTTTTAAACCACCAAGTATCTATATGATTACACCTAATGGGAGATTTAAGTGTAATACAAG GTTATGTTTGTCCATTACAGACTTCCATCCAGACACGTGGAACCCAGCGTGGTCTGTTTCCACCATCCTCACGGGTCTGCTCAGCTTCATGGTCGAGAAGGGCCCCACCCTCGGGAGCATTGAGACCTCAGACTACACA aaAAGACAGCTGTCGGCCCAAAGCCTGGCCTTCAACCTCAAGGATAAAGTGTTCTGCGAGCTGTTTCCTGATGTAGTTGAT GAGATGAAGCAGAAACAGAAGGCCCAGGAGGAGTTAAGCGCCCGCACACAGCCCCTCCCCTTACCTGACGTGGTGCCCGATGGTGACCCTCAACACGCCCACTACGGCATACCTGCCCTTAACGGAGGTCCCGTCCCGCTCGCAGGTGCCATCCCTGCCCCTGGTCTGCAGCAGGCCAATCGCAACCACGGACTTCTGGGAGGGGCTCTGGCCAACCTGTTTGTCATTGTAGGCTTTGCTGCGTTCGCCTACACAGTCAAATACGTGCTGAGGAGCATAGCTCAGGAGTAA
- the LOC109629286 gene encoding RING finger protein 208-like, protein MFNSDVLQCVICCHDFSRNKRIPRVLHCQHTFCTLCLHKLSKDKSNILTISCPLCRWITCTPACMTLSKALYVNTEVWSQITEDVQQEWEDRSVDLNDTKTQPELKLSDSRRSVIMSALNKMLIFLKGY, encoded by the exons ATGTTCAACAGTGACGTGCTCCAATGTGTCATTTGCTGCCATGACTTCTCCCGCAACAAACGAATCCCACGAGTCCTCCACTGCCAACACACCTTCTGCACCCTGTGTCTGCACAAACTGTCCAAGGACAAGTCAAACATCCTGACCATCTCCTGCCCTCTGTGCCGCTGGATCACGTGCACCCCGGCCTGCATGACCTTGTCCAAGGCCCTGTACGTCAACACAGAAGTCTGGAGCCAGATCACCGAGGACGTGCAGCAGGAATGGGAGGATCGCTCGGTGGATTTGAAcgacacaaagacacaacccGAGTTGAAGCT CTCGGATTCAAGGCGGTCAGTCATCATGTCTGCGCTCAATAAGATGCTGATCTTTTTGAAGGGCTACTGA